A section of the Clostridium omnivorum genome encodes:
- a CDS encoding ABC transporter permease, protein MLMEAKKSLRLMIYYFKFNLSSVMEYRMSFLMQCFGMILNNSAFIFFWWILFNNVNTIGGYTFQDEMMLWAISSTSFGLSYVVFGNLNQITKMILNGELDTYLLQPKDPLLNIICSKTVVSAWGDTLYGIILFFLTRGLDLKGFMLFVIFCITGALIFSAVLVSFHALSFYTGNTEGLAQLVIEFLVTFGIYPEGIFNNVIKVILYTVIPTVFIVYIPASVINHFSIISLLKVLGVAAVWIIIAYIMFYRGLKRYESGNLITSKL, encoded by the coding sequence ATGTTAATGGAGGCTAAAAAGAGTTTAAGATTAATGATTTACTATTTTAAGTTTAATTTATCTTCAGTTATGGAATATAGGATGAGTTTTTTAATGCAGTGCTTTGGAATGATATTAAATAATTCTGCCTTTATATTCTTTTGGTGGATATTATTTAATAACGTAAATACTATTGGTGGATACACTTTTCAAGATGAAATGATGCTTTGGGCTATTTCTTCTACTAGTTTTGGATTAAGTTATGTAGTGTTTGGTAATTTAAATCAGATAACAAAAATGATACTTAATGGAGAACTGGATACTTATCTATTGCAGCCTAAGGACCCTCTGCTTAATATAATTTGCTCGAAAACAGTAGTTTCTGCATGGGGGGACACCCTGTATGGAATAATTCTATTTTTCTTAACTAGAGGCTTAGACTTAAAGGGATTCATGCTGTTTGTAATTTTCTGCATAACTGGAGCTTTGATTTTTTCAGCAGTGCTTGTATCTTTCCATGCATTAAGCTTTTACACAGGTAATACGGAAGGTTTAGCTCAGCTAGTAATAGAATTTCTTGTAACATTCGGTATTTACCCTGAAGGAATTTTTAATAATGTAATTAAAGTTATTCTATATACTGTAATTCCAACTGTTTTCATTGTATACATTCCAGCAAGTGTAATAAATCACTTTTCTATAATTAGTCTTTTAAAGGTTTTAGGAGTGGCAGCAGTATGGATAATAATAGCCTATATAATGTTTTATAGAGGACTCAAAAGGTATGAATCAGGAAATTTAATTACAAGTAAATTGTAG
- a CDS encoding ABC transporter permease, with protein MFIYLMLWKTIYAQKGTATIGGLSLTAMIWYLIFTELVTLSRTDMHNQVNEDVKSGNIAYLLNKPYNYVLYCFSYYVGEVSIKLLANGLVGLAIGLIYAGSLEGFNIIHLPFIILSLLLGCTINFFIYLSLALTSFWIEDNTAFFWIYSKLIFTLGGMLVPIELFPKWLQGVSHYLPFAYVTYVPARLAVDFSFSRFAGEFAIQVLYLAIFFILAMSLYRKGAKNLNVNGG; from the coding sequence ATGTTTATATATTTAATGCTTTGGAAAACCATTTATGCTCAAAAGGGAACTGCAACTATTGGCGGACTTAGTTTAACTGCAATGATATGGTATTTGATCTTTACTGAACTAGTGACTCTATCAAGAACTGATATGCATAATCAGGTAAATGAGGATGTTAAGAGTGGAAATATAGCATATTTATTAAATAAGCCTTATAACTATGTTCTTTATTGCTTTTCATATTATGTTGGTGAGGTTAGTATTAAGCTTTTAGCTAATGGATTAGTTGGACTTGCAATAGGATTAATATATGCAGGTTCACTAGAAGGATTTAACATTATTCATTTACCTTTTATAATCTTATCCTTGCTTTTGGGCTGTACAATAAATTTTTTTATATATTTATCATTGGCATTAACCTCCTTTTGGATTGAAGATAATACTGCTTTTTTCTGGATTTATTCAAAGTTAATATTTACTTTGGGAGGAATGCTAGTACCTATAGAACTTTTTCCAAAGTGGTTACAAGGGGTATCACATTATTTGCCTTTTGCATATGTAACATACGTTCCAGCAAGACTTGCAGTTGATTTTTCTTTTTCTAGATTTGCCGGTGAATTTGCAATTCAAGTATTATATTTGGCTATATTCTTTATTCTTGCAATGAGTCTTTACAGAAAGGGGGCAAAGAATTTGAATGTTAATGGAGGCTAA
- a CDS encoding ABC transporter ATP-binding protein: MSIIKVHNLGKTFKVKTKEPGLKGSVKSIFSPSYREIQAVNNISFEVEKGEILAFIGPNGAGKSTTIKMLTGILHPSCGELEVLGHDPSRDRKKLSYKIGTVFGQKSQLWFHLPPLDSFNLLGNIYEMDSEKLKKRIDMLKEIFEIGDLMDVPVRKLSLGQRIRCEIAASILHEPEIIFLDEPTIGLDVVVKQKIRELILKLNKEEKTTIFLTSHDAGDIEQLCKRAIIINHGEVVLNESIKRLKHDYLNKKVIQIKYNDIVNLDKYNLNVIKNKGDAIKVQVNTSEQDIEEVLTNLISCGKVNDITISEPPLEEIISYIYRFNRGADNNEIASQIQ, translated from the coding sequence GTGAGTATAATAAAAGTTCACAACCTAGGCAAAACATTTAAGGTTAAAACTAAAGAACCAGGTCTAAAGGGCAGTGTCAAATCTATTTTTTCACCTTCGTACAGAGAAATCCAAGCAGTAAATAATATTTCCTTTGAAGTGGAAAAAGGGGAGATATTGGCCTTCATAGGTCCAAATGGAGCTGGTAAATCAACAACTATCAAGATGCTAACAGGAATTCTGCACCCTTCATGCGGAGAGCTTGAAGTATTAGGCCATGATCCATCTAGGGACAGAAAAAAGTTATCCTATAAAATTGGAACAGTTTTTGGACAAAAGTCTCAGCTGTGGTTTCACTTACCACCATTAGACAGCTTTAATCTTCTAGGCAATATCTATGAGATGGATAGTGAAAAACTTAAAAAGAGAATAGATATGTTAAAAGAAATATTTGAAATAGGGGATTTAATGGATGTGCCTGTTAGAAAGCTATCCTTAGGCCAGAGAATACGCTGTGAGATAGCAGCATCCATATTACATGAGCCTGAAATAATCTTTTTAGATGAGCCAACTATAGGACTTGACGTTGTTGTTAAGCAAAAAATAAGAGAACTTATTTTAAAATTAAACAAGGAAGAAAAGACAACCATCTTTTTAACTTCTCATGATGCCGGTGACATAGAACAGTTATGTAAAAGAGCAATAATAATTAATCATGGTGAAGTTGTTTTAAATGAGAGCATTAAAAGGCTAAAACATGATTATTTAAATAAAAAGGTTATTCAGATTAAGTATAATGATATAGTTAATCTTGATAAATATAATCTAAATGTTATTAAAAATAAGGGAGATGCAATAAAGGTCCAAGTAAATACATCTGAGCAAGATATCGAGGAGGTCTTAACTAATTTAATAAGCTGCGGTAAGGTTAATGATATCACTATATCTGAGCCTCCGCTGGAAGAAATAATATCATATATTTATAGATTTAATAGGGGTGCAGATAACAATGAAATTGCTTCGCAAATACAGTGA
- a CDS encoding cysteine hydrolase family protein: MKNTALLVVDVQNALVDGNPYNIDKTLSNIKELIDSCRTRKVEVIYIQHDGEKNDELKPFSSGWDIHSSIYPKESEKIIRKNYNSAFKNTELEAYLCSKSIETLILVGMQTEYCIDTTCRVAFEKGYKLIMPEHTNTTFDNEILSGKEIYEYHNFYIFKDRFAEVDSLDKIIESINK, translated from the coding sequence ATGAAAAATACAGCATTATTAGTTGTTGATGTTCAAAATGCATTAGTGGATGGAAATCCATATAATATTGATAAAACACTATCAAACATAAAAGAATTGATAGATAGTTGCAGGACCAGAAAAGTAGAAGTTATATATATTCAACATGATGGAGAAAAGAACGATGAGTTGAAGCCATTTTCATCAGGTTGGGATATACATAGTTCAATTTATCCTAAAGAAAGCGAAAAGATCATTCGAAAAAACTACAACAGTGCATTTAAAAATACAGAATTGGAAGCCTATCTTTGCAGTAAAAGCATAGAAACATTGATATTAGTTGGTATGCAAACGGAATATTGTATAGATACAACTTGTAGAGTTGCTTTCGAAAAAGGTTATAAACTAATAATGCCTGAGCACACTAATACGACTTTTGATAATGAAATTTTATCAGGAAAAGAAATATATGAATATCATAATTTTTATATTTTTAAAGACAGATTTGCAGAGGTTGATAGTTTGGATAAAATAATTGAAAGTATAAATAAATAA
- a CDS encoding nitroreductase family protein, with protein MIRQLIEKNRTYRRFYEDVKIENGTLEELIDLARLSSSGANLQPLKYILSNVEDKNNVIFPHLRWAGYLKEWNGPEKGERPTGYVVMLLDKEISANCMWDHGIACQSILLGAVEKGLGGCMFGSVDRDGLRKSLDIPERYEILLVIALGKPKEEVALEDMKDPKDVKYWRDEEQVHHVPKRKLDELILNL; from the coding sequence ATGATTAGACAACTTATTGAAAAAAATAGAACCTACAGAAGATTTTATGAAGACGTAAAAATTGAAAATGGAACTTTAGAGGAACTTATTGATTTAGCACGTCTATCATCTTCAGGTGCAAATCTTCAACCATTAAAGTACATATTGTCTAATGTAGAAGATAAAAATAATGTTATTTTTCCTCATCTTAGATGGGCTGGTTATTTAAAGGAGTGGAATGGACCGGAAAAAGGTGAGAGACCTACAGGATATGTTGTAATGCTATTGGATAAAGAAATATCTGCAAATTGCATGTGGGATCATGGAATAGCATGTCAAAGTATACTTTTGGGTGCAGTGGAAAAAGGACTAGGAGGTTGTATGTTTGGTTCAGTTGATAGGGATGGGCTAAGAAAGTCCCTAGATATTCCTGAAAGATATGAGATACTTCTTGTAATAGCTCTAGGAAAACCTAAAGAAGAAGTTGCACTTGAAGATATGAAGGATCCAAAGGATGTGAAATACTGGAGAGATGAAGAACAAGTACACCATGTTCCTAAAAGAAAATTAGATGAACTAATATTGAATTTATAA
- a CDS encoding GNAT family N-acetyltransferase, with protein MEKLSLCLKQYISEEDYNNIEILKNICLKEEKMFLKLELDYKLNVSQMNRENDIKNINEFFCYSGETLIGYIGICNFGGDAGELTGMVHPQYRRKGTFNRLYTLAKEECIRREFKRILLVCDNNSVSGLQFIRSTDAIYSFSEYEMKLDNIITSEESKHVTLRKASNSDAEEISRQNSIYFGGTYELIIMPEDEEKNNKVTYMIELNSKIIGKIKIDFDEKSGFISGFGILPEYRRNGFGRESIKAALEILKYYNIHSVGLEVAAENKNALNLYKACGFEEKSVMDYYETH; from the coding sequence ATGGAAAAATTAAGTCTTTGCTTAAAACAGTATATTAGTGAAGAAGATTACAATAATATAGAAATTCTTAAGAATATATGTTTAAAAGAAGAAAAAATGTTTTTGAAATTAGAGCTTGATTATAAACTAAATGTAAGTCAGATGAATAGAGAAAATGATATAAAAAATATTAATGAATTCTTTTGTTATTCGGGAGAGACGCTAATTGGGTATATAGGTATATGTAATTTTGGTGGGGATGCAGGCGAATTAACGGGAATGGTTCATCCACAGTACAGAAGAAAAGGAACATTTAATAGGTTATATACTTTAGCAAAGGAAGAATGCATAAGGAGGGAATTTAAAAGAATTTTATTGGTATGTGATAATAATTCGGTATCAGGCTTACAATTTATTAGAAGCACAGATGCCATATATTCTTTCTCAGAATATGAAATGAAACTAGATAATATTATTACATCTGAAGAAAGCAAGCATGTAACTTTAAGAAAGGCTTCTAATTCTGATGCAGAAGAGATATCAAGACAGAACTCCATATATTTTGGCGGCACTTATGAACTTATAATAATGCCAGAAGATGAGGAAAAAAATAATAAAGTTACCTATATGATTGAATTAAATTCAAAAATCATAGGTAAGATTAAAATTGATTTTGATGAGAAGAGTGGATTTATTAGTGGTTTTGGAATACTTCCTGAATATAGAAGAAATGGCTTTGGAAGAGAGTCTATAAAAGCTGCATTAGAAATTTTAAAGTACTATAATATTCATAGTGTAGGTCTTGAAGTAGCCGCTGAAAACAAAAATGCTCTTAATTTATATAAAGCCTGTGGCTTTGAAGAAAAGTCAGTTATGGATTATTATGAGACTCACTGA
- a CDS encoding sugar phosphate isomerase/epimerase, with product MKRFLIGHFDKFNLDKQLRDYRDNFWGIEVCQIDSLKELQVLKENIISRQLNLGIHFPLLKNQWRARDPQYLSMDKTTYEESIKYMKNEFERARELKPDYILLHYPKPVILDNRVDWSPWRFYDNSEYYYESEITFEEFEEKSKCFFKLLSMLGEKYNFTPVLELDALNKYVYETNLLENSLDVYSDIKICLDFGRIHIQQSIDKNFNYEQILKRFGKYTYLVHLWNAQVNGVGHYPALKSLKSEDGWGDMKRYFSVLNEVNNQYKVLFEHNSNLISDKELEECYQWIYELVSK from the coding sequence ATGAAAAGATTTTTAATTGGACACTTTGATAAATTTAATTTAGATAAACAGTTAAGGGACTATAGGGATAACTTTTGGGGAATAGAGGTATGCCAAATAGATTCATTAAAAGAATTGCAAGTGCTAAAAGAAAATATAATTAGCAGGCAGTTAAACCTTGGTATACATTTTCCACTTTTAAAAAATCAATGGAGAGCTAGGGATCCTCAATATCTATCAATGGACAAAACAACCTATGAAGAGTCAATTAAGTATATGAAAAATGAATTTGAAAGGGCTAGAGAATTAAAACCTGACTATATTTTACTACATTATCCTAAACCAGTGATTTTAGATAATAGAGTTGATTGGTCTCCATGGAGGTTTTATGACAACTCTGAATACTATTATGAATCAGAAATAACTTTTGAGGAGTTTGAAGAAAAAAGTAAGTGTTTTTTTAAATTATTATCTATGCTAGGTGAAAAATATAATTTTACACCAGTGTTAGAGCTAGATGCACTTAATAAATATGTTTATGAAACAAATTTATTAGAGAACTCATTGGATGTATATTCAGATATAAAAATTTGCCTTGATTTTGGCAGAATACATATACAGCAATCCATAGATAAAAATTTTAATTATGAGCAGATATTAAAAAGGTTTGGCAAATATACTTATCTAGTACATCTTTGGAATGCTCAAGTTAATGGAGTTGGGCACTATCCAGCTCTTAAGTCTTTAAAGTCTGAAGATGGTTGGGGCGATATGAAACGTTACTTTAGTGTCTTGAATGAGGTAAATAACCAGTACAAGGTATTATTTGAACACAACTCCAATTTAATAAGTGATAAGGAGCTAGAAGAATGTTACCAGTGGATTTATGAGCTTGTAAGTAAGTGA
- a CDS encoding HD domain-containing protein, which translates to MEKNILDEGKQFLITYLKDKSMDYETIHPWRNSWEFVVLHSFRVEGYVKKILEKEYHDLTNDEILLTRLAAVLHDVGRIHKREGHALISKEIVCNWLESNKEIRENIEEKHRLLTLVEKHSNKEEHEDDYCLQVLRDADVLDEIGVMSIFMCSNWLDRSNPYFFNQLQDRIENFEIGFCEDGYKLLNTQTAKLILDEKATFVTNFNNRLKDELFGTEIFGQISIDGYLNNNVY; encoded by the coding sequence ATGGAAAAAAATATTTTAGATGAAGGTAAACAGTTTCTTATTACTTATTTAAAAGACAAGAGTATGGATTATGAAACAATTCACCCATGGAGAAATAGCTGGGAGTTTGTAGTTTTGCATTCCTTCCGGGTTGAAGGATATGTTAAAAAGATATTAGAAAAAGAATATCATGATTTGACCAATGATGAGATTTTACTTACACGACTAGCTGCTGTACTTCATGATGTAGGTAGAATTCACAAAAGAGAAGGACATGCATTAATAAGTAAAGAAATTGTATGTAATTGGTTAGAAAGCAATAAAGAAATACGTGAGAATATTGAAGAAAAACATAGATTATTAACTTTAGTCGAAAAGCATTCAAATAAAGAAGAACATGAAGATGATTATTGCTTGCAGGTGCTTAGAGATGCCGATGTGCTTGATGAAATTGGTGTTATGTCTATTTTTATGTGTTCTAATTGGTTGGATAGAAGCAACCCTTATTTTTTTAACCAACTTCAGGATAGAATTGAGAATTTTGAGATAGGCTTTTGTGAAGATGGTTATAAGCTTTTAAATACACAAACTGCAAAGTTGATTTTGGATGAAAAGGCTACATTTGTTACCAATTTTAATAATCGACTTAAGGATGAGTTATTTGGTACTGAAATATTTGGACAGATTAGCATAGATGGATACTTGAATAACAATGTATATTAA
- a CDS encoding penicillin-binding transpeptidase domain-containing protein, producing MINKSENHRLYFILCVFSLVLAFLLWRAKVMTIDQSPVLKTMADLQYSQEIKISDLNYTLFDKNGKNLLNYKTNYYAVIDGSLFIRNYSNTNENDDIYALIYILRNYNKDYDLSNIGLYNDKSLKYYKIDESTYNKLKLLKNIKGFYTYTNSEVDRTEAWSIENLLTRSTNPIDNKQKSASSLEMLLYNKTKGNQYPTIKIEKDIEGNVISQQNITSYPDNTNVRLTIDKNIQDKIKSILNSDKYKDLNQVGVILMEASTGKIRAITQKDDTQPNVNLGSATESGFYMGSVFKVLVEESGIERKLISTTDKYPCVQKIYKNCKDKDHGILNAEEALVVSCNNVYAQLGDIIGVNNILDNAQAHGLSTKILNFDSEAKGQIDRPDTANGEGSGQFVMGQTARVTPIQVINVPNTVVNNGIYIKPQIIEAYVDENNNEKEKVSTTSQSVISKNTAAILKEQMKKVVKQGTGTAANIDGIEVGGKTGSTERYDGTKKLSDGWFAGFFKYNNQYYSMVVFAKEIDPEKQSGGTTAAPIFKDIVMGIKEYLK from the coding sequence ATGATAAATAAAAGTGAAAACCATAGATTGTATTTTATATTATGTGTTTTTAGTCTAGTATTAGCATTTTTGTTGTGGCGTGCAAAAGTAATGACCATAGACCAGAGTCCGGTACTAAAAACAATGGCAGATCTTCAATATAGCCAGGAAATTAAAATAAGTGACTTGAATTATACTCTCTTTGATAAAAATGGCAAGAATCTATTAAACTATAAGACAAATTATTATGCTGTAATTGATGGTTCACTATTTATTAGAAATTATTCTAATACTAATGAAAATGACGATATTTACGCACTCATTTATATACTTAGAAATTATAATAAAGATTATGATTTATCAAATATAGGGCTTTACAATGACAAAAGTTTAAAGTACTACAAAATTGATGAATCTACTTATAATAAGCTGAAGCTTTTAAAGAACATTAAAGGATTCTACACCTATACAAATTCTGAAGTAGATAGAACTGAAGCATGGAGCATAGAAAATCTACTAACAAGATCAACTAATCCAATAGATAATAAGCAAAAATCAGCCTCATCCTTGGAAATGCTGCTGTATAATAAAACCAAAGGAAATCAGTATCCAACGATAAAAATTGAAAAAGATATAGAAGGAAATGTTATATCGCAGCAAAACATTACATCTTATCCTGACAATACAAATGTAAGATTGACCATAGATAAAAATATACAAGATAAAATTAAAAGTATATTAAATTCTGATAAGTATAAGGACTTAAACCAGGTAGGTGTAATACTAATGGAGGCTTCAACTGGGAAGATTAGGGCTATAACTCAGAAGGATGATACTCAGCCAAATGTAAATCTAGGTTCGGCTACAGAAAGTGGATTTTATATGGGGTCAGTATTTAAAGTTCTAGTTGAGGAATCTGGGATAGAGAGAAAATTAATAAGTACAACTGATAAATATCCTTGTGTCCAGAAGATATATAAAAACTGTAAGGACAAAGATCATGGTATATTAAATGCAGAAGAAGCACTGGTAGTATCCTGTAATAATGTATATGCTCAATTAGGGGATATTATAGGCGTAAACAATATACTTGATAATGCACAAGCACATGGACTAAGTACTAAAATTTTGAATTTTGACAGTGAGGCTAAAGGACAAATTGACAGACCAGATACTGCAAATGGTGAAGGTTCAGGACAATTTGTTATGGGCCAAACAGCTAGAGTTACTCCAATACAAGTGATAAACGTACCTAATACTGTTGTAAACAATGGAATTTATATAAAACCTCAAATTATTGAGGCTTATGTAGATGAAAACAATAATGAAAAAGAAAAAGTATCAACTACGTCTCAAAGTGTAATTAGTAAAAATACAGCAGCAATTTTAAAAGAACAGATGAAAAAAGTTGTTAAACAAGGTACAGGTACTGCAGCAAATATTGATGGCATAGAAGTAGGAGGAAAGACAGGTAGTACAGAGAGATATGATGGAACAAAAAAACTATCAGATGGATGGTTTGCTGGCTTTTTTAAATATAATAATCAATATTACTCTATGGTAGTATTTGCAAAGGAAATAGATCCAGAAAAGCAAAGTGGTGGAACTACTGCTGCTCCTATTTTTAAAGATATAGTTATGGGAATTAAAGAGTATCTAAAATAA
- the udk gene encoding uridine kinase has product MRRPILIGITGGTGSGKSTIAKEIYKKFGEQCIAMIEQDSYYKDQSNLSFEDRVKINYDHPDAFDTRLLVEHLNKLLNGQAIDKPSYDFEVHNRKAETTRVEPREIIIVEGILVLEELEIRDLLDIKIYVDTDADVRIIRRLIRDINERGRTVDSVINQYLNVVRPMHMQFIEPTKRYADIIIPEGGHNKVAIDMIVANIKQFLQRED; this is encoded by the coding sequence ATGAGGCGTCCGATTTTAATAGGCATTACAGGGGGAACTGGTTCCGGTAAAAGTACTATTGCTAAAGAGATTTATAAAAAGTTTGGCGAGCAATGTATAGCTATGATAGAGCAGGACTCATACTATAAGGATCAGAGTAATTTGTCTTTTGAGGATAGAGTAAAGATAAATTATGATCATCCTGATGCTTTTGACACTAGGCTTTTAGTTGAACACTTGAATAAATTGCTTAATGGACAAGCGATTGATAAGCCAAGTTATGATTTTGAAGTTCATAATAGAAAAGCAGAAACTACAAGGGTAGAACCAAGAGAGATAATCATTGTTGAAGGAATCCTTGTACTTGAAGAATTAGAAATTAGGGATCTTTTAGATATAAAAATATACGTAGATACAGATGCTGATGTTAGAATAATTAGAAGACTTATTAGAGACATAAATGAAAGAGGTAGAACAGTAGATTCTGTTATAAATCAATATCTTAATGTTGTAAGGCCTATGCATATGCAGTTTATAGAGCCTACCAAGAGATATGCCGATATTATAATACCTGAGGGTGGACATAATAAAGTTGCAATAGATATGATTGTGGCTAACATAAAACAATTTTTGCAAAGAGAAGATTAA
- a CDS encoding peptidase U32 family protein — protein MNKPEVLAPAGNLEKLKTAINFGADAVYLGGSKLNLRAFADNFSNAELSEGVEYAHSRGRKVYVTLNVFPHNEDLEGLEEYLIDLYSLKVDAIIVSDPGIIMTAREVVPNLELHLSTQANNVNWKSAMFWYKQGVKRIVLARELSLEEIKEIRKRIPEDLELEAFVHGSMCMSYSGRCLLSNYMTGRDANRGECAQPCRYKYSLMEEKRPGEYFPVYEDEKGTYIMNSKDLCMIEYIPELVAAGITSLKIEGRMKSSFYVASIVKAYREAVDSYFENPAGYKFNPKWMEYLTMISHRNYHTGFYFGEKNRQIYETSSYIRGYDIVGIVKEYKDGTAVIEQRNKVCEGDQVEVMRAKGDNLKVTLKNMMDSEGNKIEAAPSAQMIFTINTDEKLEKDDMLIKNKEEK, from the coding sequence ATGAATAAACCTGAAGTTTTAGCTCCTGCAGGGAATTTAGAAAAGTTAAAAACTGCAATAAATTTTGGAGCGGATGCTGTTTATTTAGGTGGCAGCAAATTAAATTTAAGAGCTTTTGCAGATAATTTTTCTAATGCAGAATTAAGTGAAGGTGTTGAATATGCGCACTCTCGTGGGAGAAAAGTATATGTTACTTTAAATGTATTCCCTCATAATGAAGATTTGGAAGGTTTAGAGGAATACTTAATTGATCTATATTCTTTAAAAGTAGATGCTATTATAGTATCAGACCCTGGTATTATAATGACTGCAAGAGAAGTGGTACCAAACCTTGAACTTCATTTAAGTACTCAAGCAAACAATGTAAATTGGAAGTCTGCCATGTTTTGGTATAAACAAGGTGTAAAGAGGATTGTTTTAGCTAGAGAACTATCATTAGAAGAAATAAAAGAGATTAGAAAAAGAATTCCTGAAGATTTAGAATTAGAAGCTTTTGTACATGGTTCTATGTGCATGTCTTACTCTGGAAGATGCTTATTATCAAACTACATGACTGGTAGAGATGCTAATAGAGGAGAATGTGCTCAACCATGCAGATATAAATATTCTCTAATGGAAGAAAAGAGACCAGGCGAATACTTCCCTGTATATGAGGACGAAAAGGGAACTTATATAATGAATTCTAAGGATTTATGTATGATTGAATATATCCCAGAACTTGTGGCTGCAGGTATAACATCTCTAAAAATTGAAGGAAGAATGAAGAGTTCATTTTATGTTGCTTCAATTGTTAAAGCTTATAGAGAAGCTGTTGACAGTTATTTTGAAAACCCTGCAGGTTATAAATTCAATCCTAAATGGATGGAATACCTAACAATGATAAGTCACAGAAATTACCATACTGGTTTTTATTTTGGAGAAAAAAATAGACAAATTTATGAAACATCCTCCTATATAAGAGGCTATGATATAGTAGGTATTGTAAAAGAATATAAAGATGGTACTGCAGTAATTGAACAAAGAAATAAAGTTTGTGAAGGAGATCAAGTTGAAGTTATGAGGGCAAAAGGCGACAACTTGAAAGTAACTTTAAAAAATATGATGGATAGTGAAGGAAACAAAATTGAAGCTGCACCATCTGCTCAAATGATTTTTACAATAAATACTGATGAAAAATTAGAAAAAGACGACATGCTTATAAAGAACAAGGAGGAAAAGTAA
- a CDS encoding O-methyltransferase produces MSGITYDYMEQYIRQLIPEHNGVLRDMECYAKENSVPIVQKETAKFLELMVTIKKPKKILELGTAIGYSAVLMYLTSDKDCEITTVERDAEMIERAKSNIEKYGFQNNIKILEGDCLEVIENLNDSYDMIFMDAGKGHYNHFLPHCLRLLKQDGIIVADNVLFRGMVASKDLIKRRKITIVKRMKSYLDMVSNDEDLITSVLPMGDGIAVTTRR; encoded by the coding sequence TTATATGGAACAATATATAAGGCAGTTGATTCCAGAGCACAACGGCGTATTAAGAGACATGGAATGTTATGCAAAGGAAAATTCCGTTCCTATTGTGCAAAAGGAAACAGCAAAGTTTCTAGAACTAATGGTAACCATAAAAAAGCCTAAAAAGATTCTAGAACTCGGAACTGCCATAGGGTATTCTGCGGTTCTAATGTATTTAACTTCAGATAAGGATTGTGAAATAACAACTGTTGAAAGAGATGCTGAAATGATTGAGAGAGCAAAATCCAATATTGAAAAGTATGGGTTTCAAAACAATATAAAAATACTTGAAGGCGATTGTCTAGAGGTAATAGAAAATCTTAATGACAGTTATGATATGATTTTTATGGATGCAGGCAAAGGTCATTATAATCACTTTTTGCCTCATTGTTTAAGACTATTAAAGCAAGACGGTATAATAGTAGCAGACAATGTTCTTTTTAGAGGAATGGTAGCATCCAAGGATTTGATAAAAAGAAGAAAGATTACCATTGTAAAAAGAATGAAAAGTTATTTAGACATGGTTTCAAATGATGAAGATTTAATAACCTCAGTACTGCCAATGGGTGATGGAATTGCTGTGACAACAAGGAGGTAA